The Couchioplanes caeruleus nucleotide sequence CAGCCGCGTCGTGTCGGCGCTGTCCGGGCTGTCGCTGCTGACCGCGTCGCTGGCCACCCGCTTCGGCATCTTCGAGGGCGGCGTGGCCTCGGCGAAGGACCCGAAGTACACGGTCATCCCGCAACGGGAGCGACTGGCGGCGCGCGCCGCGGCCGACGCCAAGACCTCGGACGTCCCGCAGGGGAGCGGCTCGGGCGGGATCGGCGTCTGACCTCACCCCGGCCGAACGGCGGCGATCGCCGGGTACGTGCTGAGCGTGATCGCCTCCGCCTTGCCGAACTGACGGGCCAGCACCTGCCGCATGGGCCAGCGGGACATCGACCGCATCGACAGCGCTCGCAGCCGGATCGCGGCCCGCGACCTCGGCGCGAACGCGGCCATGCCGCCCGGTGGCAGCCGGGTGCCCTCGGCCACGTACGCGGCCATCTGCGCCTGGTAGGCGGCGAACGCCGTCTCCGGATCCGCCGCAGAGGCCAGCTCGCCCGCCAGAACGTACGCGCCGACCAGGCTCATGCTGGTGCCCAGCCCGGCCAGCGGCGAACCGCAGTAGCCGGCGTCGCCGAGCAGCACCACCCGGCCCCTGGCCCACCGCTCGACGTGCACCCGCTCGATCGAGTCGAAGTGGAAGTCGTCGGCGGCCGGCATGGCGGCCAGCAGGGCGGGCACCCGCCACCCGGCGCCGGTCAGCCGCTCGGTGACGAGGCGCTGCACGTCCGCTCGGGCGAGCCGCCCGTACCGGGTGCGGGAGCGGAAGTTCAGCATCGCCTTCGCCGTGCCGGTGCGCTCCGGTCGGATCCCGGCGACCCGGCCGCCGGGCGCGTTGTACATCTCGAACCAACCGCCCAGATCCCCCGGGTCCGGCACCGTGAACAGCGCCCCGTAACCGCCCACCGGACGGACGAATCTCTCCTCGGGGCCGAACGCCAGCGCGCGTACGCCGGAGTGCACGCCGTCGGCGCCGACGACCACGTCGAAGTGCTCGGTACCACCGCCGGCGAAGGTGACCCGGCCGTCCGGGTGCAGCGCCGAGATGCGGTCGCCGAAACGGTAGCCGGCCGTGTCCGCTGTGGCCTCCAGCAGGATGCGGCTCAGGTCGCCGCGGGCGATCTCGATCTCGGCGACGATGCCCTCACCGCCGAAGGCGTCGGCCGGCATCGCGGCGAGCCGGTGCCCGCGGGCGTCCACCAGGGCGACGCCGCGTTCGTCGCCGCGGTGCGCCCGGACGGCGGGCATGAGGCCCATCCGCTCGACGACCGTGCGGGCGGCGCCCCGGACGTCCACCGCCTGGCCGCCGGGCCGGGGCCGCGGCGCCTGCTCCACCACGGTCACCTCGGCGCCGGCGCGGTGCAGCCAGAACGCCAGCGCGGGCCCCGCGATCCCGGCCCCGGATATCAGTACACGCATGTCGGACGCTCCCTGCGTACTATGTACGGACGTGTACTAGGCAGCGTAGGAATGGCTAGCGCCGGAGGCAATCTGCACTAGTACGGCACAGGCGGGGCAGGCTGGGTGTACTAGTACGGGAGGTGGGATGGGGGAGGCGCCGTACCGGCGGATCGTGGCCGAGGTCCGCCGGCGGATCGAGGCCGGCGAGCTACGGCCCGGCGACCGGGTGCCGTCCGCGCGGGCGATCACCCGCGAGTGGGGCGTCGCGATAGCCACCGCGACCAAGGCGCACGCCGCGCTGCGCGAGGAAGGGCTCACCGTCTCCCGGCCGGGCGTGGGCACCGTGGTGGCCGGGCCGGCGCCTCGGCAGGACGGGGTCCTGAGCCGCGACCGGCTGGTCTCGGCCGCCATCGCGATCGCCGACCGGCACGGTGTGGCCGAGCTGACGATGCGCCGGCTCGCAGCCGACCTCGGCGTGGCGACCATGTCGCTCTACCGGCACGTACCGAGCCGCGACGACCTGATCCTGGCGATGATCGACGCGGCGATCGGCACGATCCGGCTGCCACCCCGGCACCCCGGCGGCTGGCGGGCCGCCGTGGAACTGGCCGCGCGGCAGGAATGGGCGGTGTTCCAGCGGCACCCGTGGCTGGCG carries:
- a CDS encoding FAD-dependent monooxygenase produces the protein MRVLISGAGIAGPALAFWLHRAGAEVTVVEQAPRPRPGGQAVDVRGAARTVVERMGLMPAVRAHRGDERGVALVDARGHRLAAMPADAFGGEGIVAEIEIARGDLSRILLEATADTAGYRFGDRISALHPDGRVTFAGGGTEHFDVVVGADGVHSGVRALAFGPEERFVRPVGGYGALFTVPDPGDLGGWFEMYNAPGGRVAGIRPERTGTAKAMLNFRSRTRYGRLARADVQRLVTERLTGAGWRVPALLAAMPAADDFHFDSIERVHVERWARGRVVLLGDAGYCGSPLAGLGTSMSLVGAYVLAGELASAADPETAFAAYQAQMAAYVAEGTRLPPGGMAAFAPRSRAAIRLRALSMRSMSRWPMRQVLARQFGKAEAITLSTYPAIAAVRPG
- a CDS encoding TetR/AcrR family transcriptional regulator C-terminal domain-containing protein is translated as MGEAPYRRIVAEVRRRIEAGELRPGDRVPSARAITREWGVAIATATKAHAALREEGLTVSRPGVGTVVAGPAPRQDGVLSRDRLVSAAIAIADRHGVAELTMRRLAADLGVATMSLYRHVPSRDDLILAMIDAAIGTIRLPPRHPGGWRAAVELAARQEWAVFQRHPWLAPSLSLTRPQMAPNGVRLSEWVLAAFDGTGLGLGERMYVQLTLFTFVRGVASALEPEAEAVRETGLTDEQWLSAQEQKFATLLDAHSMSHFRRLTADGFDFSLERLFEFGLARLLDGLAPFVEGR